In Mastacembelus armatus chromosome 22, fMasArm1.2, whole genome shotgun sequence, a genomic segment contains:
- the exoc3l4 gene encoding exocyst complex component 3-like protein 4 encodes MISEVIDKSNEKTDEDTLSLKSNKTPTNSSVKKKMKSLKDSFRDAMKKIQLSPGTTEPKADANGNDVASPPVLSPSDSTKRGVSSRRSLPFSTKSRHPPLESVSSEEKNEEKLEETWEEVVHEEVEETYTLPELPHTPLSVMQINNLIEKDLLEDAHLNLLALRQEFQQEQERCGDNSPMELTKKEKDLSLLYGNLRNKLKALVRDSNSLPSRNKELLLTVARIIQEEEKRAEEPGALGGSWMESWKEAVGEAVQGKVESVPLEQRQQNSSWLAVHLGLLGKAILEDLQNVKRVLRSSYPPSFNIFSTYVKSYHRVVGQHLKSLKEEVTELKDLYHLLDWIINKYNSEKIMGSPSLEPLMKNENTALQLDEDFLKQLKEKYCCRVSEDLRYSLDKVTELEYDSVWKNSETPTKEEDFLDSPLHMDIWTNVKGIVRNSQKIDAQLEKRVISSCLEELKQFPKRFEMEFRNHCSALRPQPLWTLYNITYINSFTALQQHMDEYQDVCPNEVEGFRKEVKWLIVRLVQDPEDQFKEDVAPYLQRMMTRKWLINDGDFDQLYSRTKLLSEHYAMMRPPHVQESANRLHYYVVKEYIGQLMTNSYSCRNRKHEKAAAKIHQQWGKLGELFENMKSTHEWLYPVGDELSDIIGQKNKRDIKDHLEPLVEHYPDFSRKHLVAVLTFRGLLRGREYRLILQRLAELKKNLGSVGGDKSRILFDNMQVAVRTDCLSILPFSCLDVLLPHN; translated from the exons ATGATTTCAGAAGTAATTGATAAGTCTAATGAAAAAACAGACGAGGACACATTGTCTCTGAAGAGCAACAAGACACCTACCAACAGCTCTGTGAAAAAGAAGATGAAGTCGTTGAAAGACAGCTTCCGAGATGCAATGAAGAAAATCCAGCTCTCACCTGGAACCACGGAGCCTAAAGCAGACGCAAATGGCAACGATGTGGCGTCACCACCAGTACTGTCACCCA GTGACTCCACAAAACGAGGAGTGTCCTCTCGTCGAAGCCTGCCATTCAGCACTAAGTCCAGACACCCTCCACTCGAATCTGTCTCATCAGAGGAGAAGAATGAGGAGAAACTGGAGGAGACATGGGAGGAGGTGGTGCACGAGGAGGTCGAGGAGACATACACACTGCCAGAATTACCCCACACACCGCTGTCAG TGATGCAGATCAACAACCTGATAGAGAAGGATTTGCTGGAAGACGCTCACCTGAACCTGCTGGCCCTGCGGCAGGAGTtccagcaggagcaggagcgCTGTGGCGACAACTCACCCATGGAGCTGACCAAGAAGGAAAAAgacctcagcctcctctacgGAAACTTGAGGAACAAGCTCAAGGCTCTAGTGCGCGACTCCAACTCCCTTCCCTCCAGAAACAAGGAACTGCTGCTCACTGTGGCCCGCATCAtccaggaggaggagaaaagagctGAGGAACCTGGGGCCCTAGGGGGAAGCTGGATGGAGTCCTGGAAGGAGGCGGTGGGTGAGGCGGTGCAGGGGAAGGTGGAGAGTGTTCCCCTGGAGCAGAGGCAGCAGAACTCATCCTGGCTGGCGGTTCACCTGGGTCTGCTGGGTAAGGCCATCCTGGAGGACTTGCAGAATGTGAAGAGAGTGCTGCGCTCGTCCTACCCACCTAGCTTCAACATCTTCAGCACTTACGTGAAGAGTTATCACAGAGTTGTGGGACAACACCTGAAGAGTCTGAAGGAGGAGGTGACGGAGCTGAAGGATCTGTACCATCTGCTGGACTGGATCATCAATAAATACAACAG TGAGAAAATCATGGGAAGCCCCTCTCTGGAGCCACTCATGAAGAATGAAAACACTGCCCTGCAGCTGGACGAAGACTTCCTGAAGCAGCTGAAAGAGAAATACTGCTGTAGAGTGAGC GAGGACCTGAGGTATTCGCTGGACAAAGTCACTGAGCTTGAATATGACAGTGTTTGGAAGAACAGCGAGACTCCAACAAAGGAGGAGGACTTCCTCGACTCCCCACTTCACATGGACATTTGGACG AATGTGAAGGGAATAGTGAGGAACTCTCAGAAAATCGACGCTCAGCTGGAAAAGAGAGTGATCTCTTCCTGCCTCGAGGAACTGAAACAGTTTCCCAAGAG ATTTGAGATGGAGTTCAGGAATCACTGCAGTGCTCTCAGGCCTCAGCCTCTTTGGACGCTGTATAACATCACCTACATCAACAGCTTCACTGCTTTACA GCAGCACATGGATGAGTACCAGGATGTCTGTCCCAATGAGGTGGAAGGTTTCAGGAAAGAGGTGAAGTGGCTGATTGTCAGGCTTGTGCAGGATCCGGAGGACCAGTTCAAAGAAGATGTTGCG CCGTACCTGCAGAGGATGATGACGAGAAAGTGGCTCATAAACGATGGCGACTTTGATCAGCTTTACAGTCGGACAAAGCTGCTTTCCGAGCACTACGCCATGATGAGGCCTCCACATGTGCAG GAGTCTGCGAACCGACTGCACTACTATGTGGTAAAGGAATACATCGGCCAGCTGATGACCAACAGCTACTCCTGCAGGAACCGGAAACACGAGAAGGCAGCGGCCAAGATCCATCAGCAGTGGGGTAAACTGGGGGAACTGTTTGAGAACATG AAGTCGACTCACGAGTGGCTCTACCCAGTAGGAGACGAGCTCAGCGACATCAttggacagaaaaacaagagagacaTAAAGGACCATCTTGAACCTTTAGTGGAGCATTACCCAGATTTTAG